In the genome of Streptomyces globosus, one region contains:
- a CDS encoding glycosyltransferase family 2 protein yields the protein MNSAVVHPADIKDVSVAVRVSNQAAALDACLASLFVQTIGTDRLEVIGVDDGSTDESGSVLARAAHQYPSFVRVGQVTQGLSPAAARNWALSQVRGRYVIFLEAVDRLAPDALERMVAAADANEADVVLGKLESSGRHTVPTAMFRKNQAYTDAWSSRAYWSLSPDKLFRTSLLHRRGLSFPTDMPMGDEQVFTAGAFIAADNVSVVGDATCVVKGPDPAHRATLSDRVALASRMLALVASQVPEGPRRDRLQSRHLEVELGKATATALLSAADPAERDRTLWEAAEVLRTQATPGALALLPRMVAVRFALLAQGRLAEAQKMAAFEADKDRPAVRKTVEGGRVFTTLPFFRDPQVGLPDELFDITADMTVSHQLQKARWDGAMLLLDGYAFFEQLSTKDRATRVVLRERFTGAQESHAVTARRDDTLANAKGKTRAMGRFSARVNLAQTSSGWPLPPGTWDLYLSVSFEGVTQEVRLGTRRAADLDSTARMPVRIADAPGAQAMELAATPYYAEDGGLTVEVAQRMPLPGRG from the coding sequence ATGAACAGCGCCGTCGTGCACCCCGCCGACATCAAGGACGTCTCCGTCGCGGTCCGGGTGAGCAACCAGGCGGCGGCGCTCGACGCCTGCCTGGCCTCCCTCTTCGTCCAGACGATCGGCACGGACCGGCTGGAGGTCATCGGCGTCGACGACGGGTCGACAGACGAGAGCGGGTCCGTCCTGGCCCGGGCCGCGCACCAGTACCCGTCGTTCGTCCGGGTCGGGCAGGTGACGCAGGGCCTCAGTCCGGCGGCGGCCCGCAACTGGGCGCTCAGCCAGGTCCGCGGCCGGTACGTGATCTTCCTGGAGGCGGTGGACCGGCTGGCTCCGGACGCCCTGGAGCGGATGGTCGCCGCGGCCGACGCGAACGAGGCGGACGTCGTCCTCGGCAAGCTGGAGAGCTCCGGCCGGCACACCGTCCCGACGGCCATGTTCCGCAAGAACCAGGCGTACACCGACGCCTGGTCCTCGCGCGCGTACTGGTCGCTGAGCCCCGACAAGCTGTTCCGGACCAGCCTGCTGCACCGGCGCGGGCTGTCCTTCCCCACCGACATGCCGATGGGCGACGAACAGGTCTTCACGGCCGGGGCGTTCATCGCGGCGGACAACGTCTCCGTCGTCGGCGACGCGACCTGCGTGGTCAAGGGCCCGGACCCGGCGCACCGGGCGACGCTGTCGGACCGGGTCGCGCTGGCCTCCCGGATGCTGGCGCTGGTCGCCTCGCAGGTGCCCGAGGGGCCGCGCCGCGACCGGCTCCAGTCGCGGCACCTGGAGGTGGAGCTCGGAAAGGCCACCGCGACGGCGCTGCTGTCGGCCGCCGACCCGGCGGAGCGGGACCGGACGCTGTGGGAGGCCGCCGAGGTGCTGCGCACGCAGGCCACCCCGGGCGCCCTGGCGCTGCTGCCGCGGATGGTGGCGGTCCGCTTCGCCCTGCTCGCGCAGGGCCGGCTCGCCGAGGCGCAGAAGATGGCGGCGTTCGAGGCGGACAAGGACCGGCCCGCGGTCCGCAAGACCGTGGAGGGCGGGCGGGTCTTCACCACCCTGCCGTTCTTCCGCGACCCGCAGGTCGGGCTGCCGGACGAGCTGTTCGACATCACCGCCGACATGACCGTCAGCCATCAGCTGCAGAAGGCCCGCTGGGACGGGGCGATGCTGCTCCTGGACGGCTACGCCTTCTTCGAGCAGCTGTCGACGAAGGACCGCGCGACGCGCGTCGTGCTGCGCGAGCGGTTCACCGGTGCGCAGGAGAGCCACGCGGTGACGGCCCGCCGGGACGACACGCTGGCCAACGCCAAGGGCAAGACGCGCGCCATGGGCCGCTTCTCGGCGCGGGTCAACCTGGCGCAGACCTCCAGCGGCTGGCCGCTCCCGCCGGGCACCTGGGACCTGTACCTGTCGGTGAGCTTCGAGGGCGTGACCCAGGAGGTGCGGCTCGGCACGCGCCGGGCGGCCGACCTGGACTCCACCGCGCGGATGCCGGTGCGCATCGCCGACGCTCCGGGCGCGCAGGCGATGGAGCTGGCCGCCACGCCGTACTACGCGGAGGACGGGGGCCTCACCGTGGAGGTCGCCCAGCGGATGCCGCTGCCGGGGCGGGGCTGA
- a CDS encoding Ig-like domain-containing protein, protein MNHLLCRGRALGEDPAQGAVYAALYSSADPRRGVAPGETFQLGLSVAPDGGAPRGCAYLLQAPLTESAEVVGVQGLEFFPRQRWFRLRAEPGENAAGVLHLRVRDTAAEPRIRPQIMVGVPDPTGRRTTRTGRLDAEALPLRRPVARGLRLTAEPGGSGSVNVLSACPPGCTAVTVTAPRNGDAQLSYDGWVTYTPAPGFTGYDRFAYTVATPAGEKLTSHVNVFTGPLDAVPGAFPVQPSEVAFRPWQWPELTGEMPWPRTAPSATDR, encoded by the coding sequence GTGAACCACCTCCTGTGCCGGGGCCGGGCCCTCGGCGAGGACCCCGCCCAGGGCGCCGTGTACGCGGCGCTGTACAGCTCCGCCGACCCCCGCCGCGGCGTGGCGCCCGGCGAGACGTTCCAGCTCGGCCTGTCCGTGGCGCCCGACGGGGGCGCCCCGCGCGGCTGCGCGTACCTGCTCCAGGCGCCGCTCACCGAATCCGCCGAGGTCGTCGGCGTGCAGGGGCTGGAGTTCTTCCCGCGGCAGCGCTGGTTCCGGCTGCGGGCCGAGCCCGGCGAGAACGCCGCCGGCGTGCTGCACCTGCGCGTCCGCGACACCGCGGCCGAGCCGCGCATCCGCCCGCAGATCATGGTCGGCGTACCGGATCCGACGGGCCGCAGGACGACCCGCACCGGGCGGCTCGACGCGGAGGCGCTGCCGCTGCGCCGGCCCGTCGCCCGCGGGCTGCGGCTGACGGCCGAACCGGGCGGCTCCGGTTCGGTCAACGTCCTGTCGGCGTGTCCCCCGGGGTGCACGGCCGTCACCGTGACGGCGCCCCGCAACGGCGACGCGCAGCTGTCGTACGACGGCTGGGTCACCTACACCCCGGCCCCCGGCTTCACCGGCTACGACCGCTTCGCGTACACCGTCGCGACCCCGGCCGGCGAGAAGCTGACCTCGCACGTCAACGTCTTCACCGGCCCGCTCGACGCCGTGCCGGGGGCGTTCCCCGTGCAGCCGTCGGAGGTCGCCTTCCGGCCCTGGCAGTGGCCCGAGCTGACCGGCGAGATGCCGTGGCCCCGCACCGCACCGTCCGCGACCGACCGATGA
- a CDS encoding rhamnogalacturonan acetylesterase, producing MTYAPEQQQARRPRIYVAGGSNAVGRPYTFLPMAGWTQALPLFLTEAVEVVNCARARASSKSFRERGRLQWILEDMAPGDYLLFSFGQNDIKPDPGLHTEPFSSFTEQMAAYVHGARERQGHPVVMLGYERRRIDRHGNVARFLGDYTLAARQLAEDEHVPVVDLYGQSLQWWEELGPEATKAVFTYLRRGEPLQPNVLDGDNVHVRAEGAIECARFVARSLLEQGVIPAHWGRGLDRTRFDYDEMGWLDEETFRRRTASRVSTFPGA from the coding sequence GTGACGTACGCACCCGAACAGCAGCAGGCACGGCGGCCGCGGATCTACGTGGCGGGCGGCTCCAACGCGGTGGGCCGCCCGTACACCTTCCTGCCCATGGCGGGATGGACGCAGGCCCTCCCCCTCTTCCTCACGGAGGCGGTGGAGGTCGTCAACTGCGCCCGCGCACGGGCCAGTTCGAAGAGCTTTCGCGAGCGCGGCCGGCTCCAGTGGATCCTGGAGGACATGGCCCCGGGCGACTACCTGCTCTTCTCCTTCGGCCAGAACGACATCAAACCGGACCCCGGCCTGCACACCGAGCCGTTCTCCTCCTTCACGGAGCAGATGGCCGCCTACGTGCACGGGGCGCGGGAGCGGCAGGGCCACCCCGTGGTGATGCTGGGCTACGAGCGGCGGCGGATCGACCGGCACGGCAACGTCGCCCGGTTCCTCGGCGACTACACCCTGGCCGCCCGGCAGCTCGCCGAGGACGAGCACGTACCGGTCGTCGACCTGTACGGGCAGAGCCTGCAGTGGTGGGAGGAGCTCGGGCCGGAGGCGACCAAGGCGGTCTTCACCTACCTGCGCCGCGGCGAGCCGCTCCAGCCGAACGTCCTCGACGGGGACAACGTGCACGTGCGGGCCGAGGGCGCGATCGAGTGCGCGCGCTTCGTGGCGCGCAGCCTGCTGGAGCAGGGCGTCATCCCGGCCCACTGGGGCCGCGGCCTCGACCGCACCCGCTTCGACTACGACGAGATGGGCTGGCTGGACGAGGAGACGTTCCGCCGGCGCACCGCGTCCCGCGTGTCCACCTTCCCCGGCGCCTGA
- a CDS encoding bifunctional cytidylyltransferase/SDR family oxidoreductase: protein MSSHPAPRRTIAVVLAGGTGQRIGLEIPKQLLKIAGRSILEHTLHIFENAPDVDEVVLLMTPAYVDDARRIVEKARLSKVTGVLAGGATRSETTRIAIRAASERLAGGEDCNLLFHDAVRPLLSQRVVRECVESLERYQAVDVAIPSSDTVIVTRTHGDDGEFITEVPDRSRLRRGQTPQGFRLSTIAAAYERAAADPFFQATDDCSVVVKYLPDVPVHVVTGDDYNMKVTQPVDVFIADKLFQLASHAAPAQAGEAAYREQLAGKTMVVFGGSYGIGADIARIAEGFGARVFAMGRSTTGTHVENPDHVEEALSGAYAETGRIDYVVNTAGVLRVGRLADTDDATVREALEVNYLAPVNIARSAYKYLSETGGQLLLFTSSSYTRGRAEYSLYSSTKAAMVNLTQALADEWAEDGIRVNCVNPERTATPMRTKAFGQEPEGSLLTSESVALTSLDVLVSEMTGHVIDVRKQDPTSVPASQRSGFEAALAEVLIRTTEDQGV from the coding sequence TTGTCCTCCCATCCCGCCCCCCGCCGCACCATCGCCGTCGTGCTCGCCGGGGGGACCGGCCAGCGCATCGGGCTCGAAATACCGAAGCAGCTCCTCAAGATCGCCGGCAGGTCGATCCTGGAGCACACCCTCCACATCTTCGAGAACGCGCCGGACGTCGACGAGGTCGTCCTCCTGATGACCCCGGCGTACGTGGACGACGCCCGCCGCATCGTGGAGAAGGCCCGCCTCTCCAAGGTGACCGGCGTGCTGGCCGGCGGCGCCACCCGCAGCGAGACCACCCGCATCGCCATCCGGGCCGCCTCCGAGCGGCTCGCCGGCGGCGAGGACTGCAACCTCCTCTTCCACGACGCGGTGCGCCCGCTGCTGTCGCAGCGCGTGGTCCGCGAGTGCGTCGAGTCCCTGGAGCGGTACCAGGCCGTCGACGTCGCGATCCCCTCCTCCGACACCGTCATCGTCACCCGCACCCACGGCGACGACGGCGAGTTCATCACCGAGGTCCCCGACCGCTCGCGCCTGCGCCGCGGCCAGACCCCGCAGGGCTTCCGCCTCTCCACGATCGCCGCCGCCTACGAGCGGGCCGCCGCGGACCCGTTCTTCCAGGCGACCGACGACTGCTCCGTCGTCGTCAAGTACCTGCCGGACGTCCCCGTCCACGTGGTCACGGGCGACGACTACAACATGAAGGTGACGCAGCCCGTCGACGTCTTCATCGCCGACAAGCTGTTCCAGCTCGCCTCGCACGCCGCGCCCGCGCAGGCCGGCGAGGCCGCCTACCGCGAGCAGCTGGCCGGCAAGACGATGGTGGTCTTCGGCGGCTCGTACGGCATCGGCGCCGACATCGCGCGGATCGCCGAGGGCTTCGGCGCCCGCGTCTTCGCGATGGGCCGATCGACCACCGGCACCCACGTCGAGAACCCGGACCACGTCGAGGAGGCGCTGTCCGGGGCCTACGCCGAGACGGGCCGCATCGACTACGTCGTCAACACCGCGGGGGTGCTCCGCGTCGGCCGCCTCGCCGACACCGACGACGCCACCGTCCGCGAGGCGCTGGAGGTCAACTACCTCGCGCCGGTGAACATCGCCCGCAGCGCCTACAAGTACCTCAGCGAGACGGGGGGCCAGCTGCTGCTGTTCACCTCCAGCAGCTACACCCGGGGCCGCGCCGAGTACAGCCTGTACTCCTCGACGAAGGCGGCCATGGTGAACCTGACCCAGGCCCTCGCCGACGAGTGGGCCGAGGACGGCATCCGCGTCAACTGCGTCAACCCGGAGCGCACCGCCACCCCGATGCGCACGAAGGCGTTCGGCCAGGAGCCGGAGGGCTCGCTGCTCACCTCCGAGTCGGTGGCCCTGACGTCCCTCGACGTCCTCGTCTCCGAGATGACCGGCCATGTGATCGACGTCCGCAAGCAGGACCCGACCTCCGTCCCGGCGTCGCAGCGCTCCGGGTTCGAGGCGGCGCTCGCGGAGGTCCTCATCCGGACCACGGAGGACCAGGGGGTCTAG
- a CDS encoding signaling protein translates to MADDKRIFSRRSVLFGGGATAAAVTAGGAAWALRPGQESGSAFGFGFGSGWRGASQPVVGAFDMRTGAEVLAPSALFNSTGPQSFAFDDTNGQVFTLQTVQGGLLLDGEAGPVAYGDRKSAGDMCLTRMTGSGITLGHMYLRGFGHGISFGVEPTGPRTYIWLEGRADPKSGYGRTVVRVPFRDGAVLNSSDESVRHFDPVPGAADVCPALDLAGGRVLVSHQQGGLHRFSVYGMEDFLAGRFTPAQTIKAGVQVKEEEWFQGCALHGDYVYVLTGKPYTGKNGSNPRKSGGNTYVSAIDVRTGRPQGRHHVTVAPDLPYREPEGLAVRQAASQPALCLGFSVKAHDRRELTVYGFTV, encoded by the coding sequence GTGGCGGACGACAAGAGGATTTTCAGCCGCCGGAGCGTGCTCTTCGGGGGCGGCGCGACGGCCGCTGCGGTGACCGCGGGCGGTGCGGCGTGGGCGCTGCGCCCCGGGCAGGAGTCGGGGTCCGCGTTCGGGTTCGGCTTCGGATCGGGCTGGCGGGGCGCCTCGCAGCCGGTGGTGGGCGCCTTCGACATGCGCACGGGCGCGGAGGTCCTGGCGCCGTCCGCGCTGTTCAACTCGACGGGGCCGCAGTCGTTCGCGTTCGACGACACCAACGGGCAGGTGTTCACGCTCCAGACCGTGCAGGGCGGCCTCCTCCTCGACGGGGAGGCGGGGCCGGTCGCGTACGGGGACCGCAAGTCCGCCGGCGATATGTGCCTGACCAGGATGACCGGTTCGGGGATTACGCTCGGGCACATGTATCTCCGGGGCTTCGGCCACGGAATTTCCTTCGGTGTGGAGCCGACGGGGCCGCGCACGTACATATGGCTGGAAGGCCGGGCCGATCCGAAGAGCGGCTATGGCCGTACGGTGGTGCGGGTGCCGTTCAGGGACGGAGCGGTGCTGAACAGTTCCGATGAATCGGTTCGGCATTTCGACCCGGTGCCCGGGGCGGCGGACGTCTGCCCCGCCCTCGACCTGGCGGGTGGGCGCGTCCTGGTCAGCCATCAGCAGGGCGGGCTGCACCGGTTCTCCGTGTACGGCATGGAGGACTTCCTCGCGGGGCGGTTCACCCCCGCCCAGACGATCAAGGCGGGCGTGCAGGTCAAGGAAGAGGAATGGTTCCAGGGCTGTGCACTGCACGGGGACTACGTGTACGTACTGACCGGCAAGCCGTACACCGGGAAAAACGGAAGCAACCCGAGGAAGTCGGGCGGCAACACGTACGTGTCCGCGATCGACGTGCGCACGGGCCGGCCGCAGGGGCGCCACCACGTGACCGTGGCTCCGGACCTGCCCTACCGGGAGCCCGAGGGGCTGGCCGTCCGCCAGGCGGCTTCGCAGCCCGCTTTGTGCCTGGGATTTTCCGTGAAGGCGCACGACCGGCGCGAGCTGACGGTGTACGGCTTCACCGTGTGA
- a CDS encoding 3-hydroxyacyl-CoA dehydrogenase NAD-binding domain-containing protein: MSTTAELLKGAAELFPDEVVTSAHVRHLELPFGAGRFALITLDNGFDHTKPTTFGPQSLANLNAAIDQVEQEALAGSIVGAGITGKPFIFAVGADLKGVELLKQHDEALAIGKGGHDVFKRLAALAVPTFAYYNGAAMGGGVEVGLHCTYRTVSKAIPAFSLPEVFLGLVPGWGGCTILPNLIGAERAVSVIIENSLNQNRQLKGRQVFELGIADALFDGADFLEQSLLWTARVLKGETEVARPEVDRGEAWDAAVAKGRAFADSKVHGAAPAAYRALDIIAEAKDGDLQKGFDAEDTALADLIMGGELRSGIYAFNLVQKRGKRPAGAPDKSLARPVSKVGVVGAGLMASQLALLFLRRLEVPVVLTDIDQERVDRGVGYVHAEIEKLLGKGRINQDKANRLKALVSGVLDKAEGFADADFVIEAVFEEMSVKQKVFAEVEAVAPAHAILATNTSSLSVSEMASKLKHPERVVGFHFFNPVAVLPLLEIVRGEQTDDASLATAFAVAKKLKKTAVLTKDAPAFVVNRILTRFMGEIQNVIDEGTPVETAEKAIEPLGLPMSPLVLLELVGPAIGLHVSETLNRSFPERFTVSPNLKAVVEAGKRGFYVYDSGKPELDPDVAALLVQGESVLTEEQVRDRVLDAVAQEIGLMLEEGVVAEAQDIDLCLITGAGWPFHLGGITPYLDREGVSERVNGKRFLAPGVASVPA; this comes from the coding sequence GTGAGCACCACCGCTGAGCTCCTGAAGGGCGCGGCCGAGCTGTTCCCGGACGAGGTCGTCACGTCGGCGCACGTCCGCCACCTGGAACTGCCGTTCGGCGCGGGGCGCTTCGCGCTCATCACGCTGGACAACGGCTTCGACCACACCAAGCCGACGACGTTCGGCCCGCAGTCGCTGGCCAACCTGAACGCGGCGATCGACCAGGTCGAGCAGGAGGCCCTGGCCGGCTCCATCGTCGGCGCGGGCATCACCGGCAAGCCGTTCATCTTCGCGGTCGGCGCCGACCTCAAGGGCGTCGAGCTGCTGAAGCAGCACGACGAGGCGCTGGCCATCGGCAAGGGCGGGCACGACGTCTTCAAGCGGCTCGCCGCGCTGGCCGTCCCCACCTTCGCCTACTACAACGGCGCGGCGATGGGCGGCGGCGTCGAGGTCGGCCTGCACTGCACCTACCGCACGGTGTCGAAGGCCATCCCGGCGTTCTCCCTGCCCGAGGTCTTCCTCGGCCTGGTCCCCGGCTGGGGCGGCTGCACCATCCTGCCGAACCTGATCGGCGCCGAGCGGGCCGTCTCGGTGATCATCGAGAACTCGCTGAACCAGAACCGCCAGCTGAAGGGCAGGCAGGTCTTCGAGCTCGGCATCGCCGACGCGCTCTTCGACGGTGCGGACTTCCTGGAGCAGTCCCTGCTGTGGACGGCCCGCGTACTGAAGGGCGAGACCGAGGTCGCGCGCCCCGAGGTCGACCGCGGCGAGGCCTGGGACGCGGCCGTGGCCAAGGGCCGCGCGTTCGCGGACTCCAAGGTGCACGGCGCCGCCCCGGCCGCCTACCGCGCGCTCGACATCATCGCGGAGGCCAAGGACGGCGACCTGCAGAAGGGCTTCGACGCCGAGGACACGGCGCTGGCCGACCTCATCATGGGCGGCGAGCTCCGCTCGGGCATCTACGCCTTCAACCTGGTCCAGAAGCGCGGCAAGCGCCCGGCCGGCGCCCCGGACAAGAGCCTGGCGCGCCCGGTGTCCAAGGTCGGCGTCGTCGGTGCGGGCCTGATGGCCTCGCAGCTGGCGCTGCTGTTCCTGCGCCGCCTGGAGGTGCCGGTCGTCCTGACGGACATCGACCAGGAGCGCGTCGACAGGGGTGTGGGCTACGTCCACGCCGAGATCGAGAAGCTGCTGGGCAAGGGCCGCATCAACCAGGACAAGGCCAACCGCCTCAAGGCGCTGGTGAGCGGCGTCCTGGACAAGGCCGAGGGCTTCGCGGACGCGGACTTCGTCATCGAGGCCGTCTTCGAGGAGATGTCGGTCAAGCAGAAGGTGTTCGCGGAGGTCGAGGCGGTCGCCCCGGCGCACGCGATCCTCGCCACCAACACCTCCTCGCTGTCGGTCAGCGAGATGGCCTCGAAGCTGAAGCACCCCGAGCGCGTGGTCGGCTTCCACTTCTTCAACCCGGTCGCCGTCCTGCCGCTGCTGGAGATCGTCCGCGGCGAGCAGACGGACGACGCCTCGCTCGCCACGGCGTTCGCCGTCGCCAAGAAGCTGAAGAAGACGGCGGTGCTCACCAAGGACGCCCCGGCGTTCGTCGTGAACCGCATCCTGACCCGCTTCATGGGCGAGATCCAGAACGTCATCGACGAGGGCACCCCGGTCGAGACGGCGGAGAAGGCCATCGAGCCGCTCGGCCTGCCGATGTCGCCGCTGGTGCTGCTGGAGCTCGTCGGCCCGGCGATCGGCCTGCACGTGTCGGAGACGCTGAACCGGTCCTTCCCGGAGCGTTTCACGGTCTCCCCCAACCTGAAGGCGGTCGTCGAGGCCGGCAAGCGGGGCTTCTACGTGTACGATTCCGGCAAGCCGGAGCTGGACCCGGACGTCGCCGCCCTCCTGGTGCAGGGCGAGTCGGTGCTGACCGAGGAGCAGGTGCGCGACCGGGTCCTGGACGCGGTGGCGCAGGAGATCGGCCTGATGCTGGAGGAGGGTGTCGTGGCCGAGGCCCAGGACATCGACCTCTGCCTCATCACGGGCGCCGGCTGGCCCTTCCACCTGGGCGGCATCACGCCGTACCTGGACCGCGAGGGCGTCTCGGAGCGCGTGAACGGCAAGCGGTTCCTGGCTCCGGGCGTCGCGAGCGTGCCGGCCTGA
- a CDS encoding thiolase family protein: MPRTVRDVVFVDGVRTPFGKAGPKGIYHETRADDLVVKAIRELLRRNPDLDAKKIDEVAIAATTQIGDQGLTIGRTAGILAGLPQSVPGYSIDRMCAGALTAVTAVAGGVAFGAYDVAIAGGVEHMGRHPMGEGVDPNPRFVSEKLVDESALFMGMTAENLHDRYPTITKLRADQYAVRSQEKAAKAYADGKIQQDLVPISVRNTNPEVGETGWGLVTSDEPMRPGTTLENLANLKTPFRTHGRVTAGNAAGLNDGATAAVIASEDFARENNLPVKMRLVSYAFAGVEPEVMGYGPIPATEKALAQAGLSIEDIGLFEINEAFAVQVLAFLEHYGIADDDARVNQYGGAIAFGHPLASSGVRLMTQLARQFEEQPHVRYGLTTMCVGFGMGATVIWENPHFAEGESK, encoded by the coding sequence GTGCCTCGTACCGTCAGGGACGTCGTCTTCGTCGACGGCGTCCGCACCCCGTTCGGCAAGGCGGGCCCGAAGGGCATCTACCACGAGACCCGCGCCGACGACCTCGTCGTGAAGGCGATCCGGGAGCTGCTGCGCCGCAACCCGGACCTGGACGCGAAGAAGATCGACGAGGTGGCGATCGCCGCCACCACCCAGATCGGCGACCAGGGCCTGACAATCGGCCGCACGGCCGGCATCCTCGCGGGCCTGCCGCAGTCCGTCCCGGGCTACTCCATCGACCGCATGTGCGCCGGCGCGCTGACCGCCGTGACCGCCGTCGCGGGCGGTGTGGCCTTCGGTGCGTACGACGTCGCCATCGCCGGCGGTGTCGAGCACATGGGCCGCCACCCGATGGGCGAGGGCGTCGACCCGAACCCGCGGTTCGTCTCCGAGAAGCTGGTCGACGAGTCCGCCCTGTTCATGGGCATGACCGCCGAGAACCTGCACGACCGGTACCCGACGATCACCAAGCTCCGCGCCGACCAGTACGCGGTGCGCTCGCAGGAGAAGGCCGCCAAGGCGTACGCCGACGGCAAGATCCAGCAGGACCTGGTCCCGATCTCGGTGCGCAACACCAACCCCGAGGTCGGCGAGACCGGCTGGGGCCTCGTCACGTCCGACGAGCCGATGCGCCCGGGCACCACGCTGGAGAACCTGGCGAACCTGAAGACCCCGTTCCGTACGCACGGCCGGGTCACCGCGGGCAACGCCGCCGGCCTCAACGACGGCGCCACCGCCGCGGTCATCGCGTCCGAGGACTTCGCCCGCGAGAACAACCTCCCGGTCAAGATGCGCCTCGTGTCGTACGCCTTCGCCGGCGTCGAGCCGGAGGTCATGGGCTACGGCCCGATCCCGGCCACCGAGAAGGCGCTGGCGCAGGCCGGCCTGTCCATCGAGGACATCGGCCTGTTCGAGATCAACGAGGCCTTCGCCGTCCAGGTCCTCGCGTTCCTGGAGCACTACGGCATCGCCGACGACGACGCCCGCGTGAACCAGTACGGCGGCGCCATCGCGTTCGGCCACCCGCTGGCCTCCTCCGGCGTCCGCCTGATGACGCAGCTGGCCCGCCAGTTCGAGGAGCAGCCGCACGTCCGCTACGGCCTGACCACCATGTGCGTGGGCTTCGGCATGGGCGCGACGGTCATCTGGGAGAACCCGCACTTCGCCGAGGGAGAGTCCAAGTGA
- a CDS encoding ribonuclease D encodes MTDAQETAADLRTTTGGGPPDDVDKAPIPLLEPREGIPPVVADEDALARVVAAFAAGTGPVAVDAERASGYRYGQRAYLVQLRREGAGSALVDPVGCPDLSALGGALDGAEWILHAATQDLPCLRDIGMVPTSLFDTELAGRLAGFPRVGLGAMVESVLGYALEKGHSAVDWSTRPLPDPWLRYAALDVELLVDLRDALEAELDRQGKLEWARQEFDAIASAPPAPPRKDPWRRTSGMHKVRRRRQMAVVRELWESRDRIAQRRDVSPGKVLSDAAIVEAALALPSHVHALSALPGFGQRMGRRQLEQWMAAVDRARALPEAELPQPGAASAGPPPPRSWADKDPAAAARLSAARAAVSALAERLNLPQENLITPDTVRRLCWEPPKRLGADTVAEALAGHGARPWQIEQVTPVLVTALAATA; translated from the coding sequence GTGACCGACGCCCAAGAGACCGCAGCAGACCTGCGCACCACCACCGGGGGCGGCCCCCCGGACGACGTCGACAAGGCGCCGATTCCGTTGCTCGAACCCCGTGAGGGGATCCCTCCGGTGGTCGCCGACGAAGACGCCCTCGCCCGGGTCGTCGCGGCCTTCGCCGCGGGCACCGGCCCCGTCGCCGTCGACGCCGAACGCGCCTCCGGATACCGCTACGGCCAGCGCGCCTACCTCGTGCAGCTGCGCCGCGAAGGCGCGGGATCCGCGCTCGTCGACCCGGTCGGCTGCCCCGACCTGTCCGCGCTCGGCGGAGCCCTGGACGGCGCGGAGTGGATCCTCCACGCGGCGACCCAGGACCTGCCGTGCCTGCGCGACATAGGCATGGTGCCCACCTCCCTGTTCGACACCGAGCTCGCCGGCCGGCTCGCGGGCTTCCCCCGCGTCGGGCTGGGCGCGATGGTGGAGAGCGTGCTCGGCTACGCGCTGGAGAAGGGCCACTCCGCCGTCGACTGGTCCACCCGCCCGCTCCCCGATCCGTGGCTGCGCTACGCCGCGCTCGACGTCGAGCTGCTGGTGGACCTGCGGGACGCGCTGGAGGCGGAGCTGGACCGGCAGGGCAAACTGGAATGGGCCCGCCAGGAGTTCGACGCCATCGCCTCCGCGCCGCCCGCCCCTCCGCGCAAGGACCCCTGGCGCCGTACCTCCGGCATGCACAAGGTGCGCCGGCGCCGCCAGATGGCGGTCGTGCGGGAGCTGTGGGAGTCGCGCGACCGGATCGCCCAGCGGCGCGACGTCTCGCCCGGCAAGGTGCTGAGCGACGCCGCGATCGTCGAGGCCGCACTCGCCCTGCCGTCCCACGTACACGCGCTGTCCGCGCTTCCCGGCTTCGGGCAGCGGATGGGCCGGCGCCAGCTGGAGCAGTGGATGGCCGCCGTGGACCGGGCCAGGGCCCTGCCCGAGGCCGAGCTGCCGCAGCCCGGGGCCGCCTCGGCCGGCCCTCCGCCGCCGCGGTCCTGGGCCGACAAGGACCCGGCCGCCGCGGCCCGGCTGTCCGCGGCCCGCGCCGCGGTGTCGGCGCTCGCCGAGCGGCTGAACCTGCCCCAGGAGAACCTGATCACCCCGGACACGGTGCGCCGGCTGTGCTGGGAGCCGCCCAAGCGGCTCGGCGCCGACACGGTGGCCGAGGCCCTCGCGGGCCACGGCGCCCGCCCGTGGCAGATCGAGCAGGTGACCCCGGTGCTGGTCACGGCCCTGGCCGCGACCGCCTGA